A genomic segment from Patescibacteria group bacterium encodes:
- a CDS encoding ZIP family metal transporter: MTLFFIILFSILGSIGVIITIGSYLLFKEKIQKILIPFLIAYAGGTLLASAFLGLIPEAVERLELRPILLTVLIGIIIFFLIEKTIIWHHCHDQKCEIHKASGQMILIGDAFHNFADGVVIAASFLISIPFGIMVGFSMILHEIPQEVGDFAILIHSGYKKKKALLLNILSSLTTLPAAILSYYILEPVQGVVPYIMAISAASFIYIALSDLVPELHRKHVSANVKNIITQFLLLLTGIITIILLLTFHHH; the protein is encoded by the coding sequence ATGACTTTATTTTTTATTATTTTATTTAGTATTTTAGGAAGCATCGGTGTTATAATCACAATAGGCAGTTATCTTTTATTCAAAGAAAAAATCCAAAAAATACTTATCCCATTCTTAATAGCATATGCTGGCGGAACTTTATTAGCCTCTGCTTTTTTAGGATTAATTCCAGAAGCAGTGGAGCGGCTTGAATTAAGGCCAATCTTATTAACAGTTCTGATTGGAATTATTATTTTTTTTCTTATTGAAAAAACTATTATCTGGCATCATTGTCATGACCAAAAATGCGAGATTCATAAGGCCTCTGGTCAGATGATTTTAATTGGTGATGCTTTTCATAATTTTGCTGACGGGGTGGTGATTGCAGCTAGTTTTTTGATATCAATTCCTTTTGGCATAATGGTTGGATTTTCTATGATTCTTCACGAAATTCCTCAGGAAGTAGGAGATTTTGCCATTTTAATTCACAGTGGATATAAGAAGAAAAAAGCGTTATTATTAAATATATTATCAAGTTTAACAACTTTGCCAGCAGCAATTCTATCTTATTATATTCTTGAGCCAGTTCAAGGAGTTGTCCCCTATATCATGGCTATTTCAGCTGCTAGCTTTATTTATATTGCCTTGTCTGACCTTGTGCCAGAGCTTCATCGCAAGCATGTTAGTGCTAATGTAAAAAATATCATCACGCAATTTTTATTATTATTAACCGGAATAATTACTATTATTTTATTATTAACTTTTCATCATCACTAA
- a CDS encoding DNA alkylation repair protein — translation MGNLISLKKELKVLKNPDKAIILSRFFKTGPGQYGAGDIFLGITVPEQRKVAQKYTNLKLKDLQILLKSKIHEQRLTCLVILTNQFKQADVGRQKQIVNFYLKNARNVNNWDLVDITASNILGVWLMGKKDKSILYKLAKSKNLWERRIAMVSTFQFIKNNQFNDTLKLAQIFLKDKHDLIHKASGWMLREVGKRDKKTLEEFLKKQAHIMPRMMLRYAIEKFSKEKRKFYLSFGGPDS, via the coding sequence ATGGGTAATTTAATATCCTTAAAAAAAGAATTAAAAGTATTAAAAAATCCAGACAAAGCAATCATTTTGTCTCGTTTTTTTAAAACAGGGCCAGGCCAATATGGTGCAGGGGATATTTTTCTGGGCATTACTGTGCCAGAACAAAGAAAAGTAGCCCAAAAATACACAAATTTAAAATTAAAAGATTTACAAATATTATTAAAAAGCAAAATTCATGAACAAAGATTAACCTGTTTAGTGATTTTAACTAATCAATTTAAGCAGGCTGATGTTGGGCGACAAAAACAAATAGTTAATTTTTATTTGAAAAATGCCAGAAATGTGAATAACTGGGACTTGGTTGATATTACAGCCTCAAATATATTAGGAGTTTGGCTGATGGGGAAAAAAGATAAAAGTATTCTTTATAAGCTGGCTAAATCAAAAAATTTGTGGGAACGACGCATAGCCATGGTTTCCACTTTTCAATTTATTAAAAACAATCAATTTAATGATACTTTAAAACTGGCTCAGATATTTTTAAAAGACAAACATGATTTAATTCATAAAGCTAGTGGTTGGATGCTTAGAGAGGTTGGCAAACGAGATAAAAAGACATTAGAGGAATTTTTAAAAAAACAGGCACATATTATGCCACGTATGATGTTGCGTTATGCTATTGAAAAATTTTCTAAAGAAAAACGCAAATTCTATCTTTCTTTTGGGGGCCCTGACTCCTGA
- a CDS encoding undecaprenyl-diphosphate phosphatase: MGYIHSLILGIVEGLSEFLPISSTAHLILSSKLLGLSQTDFVKTFEISIQLGAILAVVWLYWKKFLIKYEVLKRIVIAFLPTAVLGLLAYKIVKNYLLESYQIIIGALFLGGIFLIVFDLLHKEKEKDTQAISKIPFSKCFLIGIFQSIAMIPGVSRAGATIVGGLILGLSRKTIVEFSFLLAIPTMLAATGYDLLKSGLSFSGENFIALGIGFVVAFLVALITIKFFIKYVQNNNFILFGIYRIIISIIFFLWVI, from the coding sequence ATGGGATATATACATAGTTTAATTTTAGGAATAGTAGAGGGCTTGAGCGAGTTTTTGCCGATTTCTTCAACCGCTCACTTAATTCTTTCTTCAAAACTGCTGGGATTATCTCAAACTGACTTTGTAAAAACTTTTGAGATTTCAATTCAATTAGGCGCAATTTTGGCAGTGGTTTGGCTTTATTGGAAAAAGTTTTTAATAAAGTACGAGGTGTTGAAAAGAATTGTTATTGCTTTTTTGCCAACAGCTGTTTTGGGTCTTTTGGCTTACAAGATCGTAAAAAATTATTTATTAGAAAGTTATCAGATAATAATTGGCGCTTTATTTTTGGGCGGTATTTTTTTAATTGTTTTTGATTTATTACACAAAGAAAAAGAAAAAGATACTCAGGCAATCAGCAAAATACCTTTTTCAAAATGTTTTTTAATTGGTATTTTCCAATCAATTGCCATGATTCCAGGGGTTTCTAGGGCCGGAGCAACTATTGTTGGCGGACTAATTTTAGGACTGAGTCGCAAAACCATTGTAGAATTTTCTTTTTTGCTGGCAATTCCGACTATGTTGGCAGCCACTGGTTATGATTTATTAAAATCAGGCCTGTCATTTTCAGGAGAAAATTTTATTGCTCTGGGAATTGGTTTTGTTGTTGCTTTTCTAGTGGCTTTAATTACTATTAAGTTTTTTATAAAATATGTTCAAAATAATAATTTTATTTTATTTGGCATTTATAGAATAATAATTAGTATAATTTTCTTTTTATGGGTAATTTAA
- a CDS encoding Fic family protein — MIKKQKNTTKKGLGLDKFDKRLEHVPASIISKIGQIDELKGRWIAGAKLSPQVLGRLKRSVLITSTGASTRIEGAKLSDKDVEKMMRGITIQKFTDRDKQEVQGYYELLENVFNSWKILKLNEGTIKHFHGELLKYVDKDQRHRGDYKKQENKVHMVNKAGESVGVLFDTTAAYLTPKEMQELIEWTNNALTEKKYHSLLIVANLLVEFLKIHPFQDGNGRFSRVLTNLLLLKEGYEYMPYVSHEKLVEDNKPEYYIALRKSQKTMGSKKEDITPWLKFFFTMLIQQAEMAEELLSKENIEKLLSEKQLAVWQYLQEVEEVSTGKLVKKTKISRATVKQALDRLLQFKKIERIGLGRSARYRKLK, encoded by the coding sequence ATGATAAAAAAGCAAAAAAATACCACTAAAAAGGGTCTGGGTCTGGATAAATTCGATAAACGGCTTGAACACGTCCCAGCCAGCATCATCTCGAAAATAGGACAGATCGATGAATTAAAAGGAAGATGGATTGCAGGGGCAAAATTAAGTCCTCAAGTTTTAGGTCGTCTCAAACGGTCTGTTTTGATTACATCTACTGGTGCTTCTACTCGTATTGAAGGTGCAAAACTATCTGATAAGGATGTTGAGAAAATGATGAGAGGTATTACTATCCAGAAATTTACTGACCGAGATAAACAGGAAGTTCAAGGTTATTATGAACTTTTAGAAAATGTTTTTAATTCTTGGAAAATACTTAAACTTAACGAAGGCACTATAAAGCATTTCCACGGTGAATTGCTCAAGTATGTTGATAAAGACCAAAGACATCGAGGTGATTATAAAAAGCAGGAAAATAAAGTCCACATGGTAAATAAAGCTGGCGAGTCTGTGGGTGTTCTTTTTGATACCACCGCCGCCTATCTTACTCCCAAAGAAATGCAGGAATTAATTGAGTGGACTAACAATGCTTTGACCGAGAAAAAATATCACTCACTTCTTATTGTCGCTAATCTCTTAGTAGAGTTTTTAAAGATTCATCCATTCCAAGATGGTAATGGCCGGTTTTCTCGTGTTCTGACAAATCTATTGCTTCTTAAAGAGGGCTACGAATACATGCCCTATGTATCTCATGAGAAATTGGTTGAGGATAACAAGCCAGAATACTATATTGCTTTACGTAAAAGTCAAAAAACAATGGGTTCAAAAAAAGAGGATATTACTCCATGGCTTAAATTCTTTTTCACTATGTTAATTCAACAAGCAGAAATGGCAGAAGAGCTTTTGTCAAAAGAAAACATAGAAAAACTTTTGTCTGAAAAACAGCTGGCTGTTTGGCAGTATTTACAGGAAGTAGAAGAAGTCAGCACTGGAAAGCTTGTTAAAAAAACAAAAATTTCTCGAGCTACTGTAAAACAAGCACTCGATAGATTATTACAGTTTAAGAAAATCGAACGCATTGGTCTTGGTAGAAGCGCGAGATACCGAAAACTAAAATAA